One window of Rhizobium leguminosarum genomic DNA carries:
- a CDS encoding branched-chain amino acid ABC transporter permease, with product MEYFVQQLFNGLTLGSIYGLVAIGYTMVYGIIGMINFAHGDIFMLGGFAALIVFLVLTSIFAGLPVAVLLLAMLVVAMLMTSLWNWTIERIAYRPLRGSFRLAPLITAIGMSIVLSNFIQVTQGPRNKPIPPMVSTVYQFGNISVSLKQIIIIIITAVLLTIFWYIVNHTALGRAQRATEQDRKMAALLGVNVDQTISITFIMGAALAAVAGTMYLMYYGVASFADGFTPGVKAFTAAVLGGIGSLPGAVLGGLMIGLIESLWSAYFTIAYKDVATFAILAFVLIFKPTGILGRPEVEKV from the coding sequence ATGGAGTATTTCGTCCAGCAGCTCTTCAATGGGCTGACGCTCGGATCCATCTATGGCCTTGTGGCTATTGGCTATACGATGGTTTACGGCATTATCGGCATGATCAATTTCGCCCATGGCGACATCTTCATGCTCGGTGGTTTCGCCGCTCTCATCGTCTTTCTCGTGCTCACATCCATCTTCGCAGGTCTTCCGGTGGCAGTTCTGCTGTTGGCGATGCTTGTCGTCGCGATGCTGATGACGAGTTTGTGGAATTGGACGATCGAGCGCATTGCATACCGTCCGCTGCGCGGTTCCTTCCGCCTGGCACCGTTGATTACCGCGATCGGCATGTCGATCGTGCTATCCAACTTTATCCAGGTGACGCAGGGTCCGCGCAACAAGCCGATCCCGCCGATGGTGAGTACGGTCTACCAGTTCGGAAACATTTCGGTGTCGCTGAAACAGATCATCATCATCATCATCACGGCGGTGCTGCTGACGATCTTCTGGTACATCGTCAATCATACGGCCCTCGGCCGCGCCCAGCGCGCCACCGAGCAGGACCGCAAGATGGCGGCGCTTCTCGGCGTCAATGTCGACCAGACGATCTCCATCACCTTCATCATGGGCGCGGCGCTGGCTGCCGTCGCCGGCACGATGTATCTGATGTATTATGGCGTCGCCTCGTTCGCCGACGGTTTCACGCCGGGTGTTAAGGCGTTTACCGCAGCCGTTCTCGGCGGCATCGGCTCGCTGCCGGGCGCCGTTCTCGGCGGGCTGATGATCGGCCTGATCGAATCGCTGTGGTCTGCCTATTTCACCATCGCGTACAAGGATGTCGCGACCTTCGCCATCCTGGCTTTCGTGTTGATCTTCAAGCCGACGGGCATTCTCGGGCGGCCGGAAGTCGAGAAGGTATAA
- a CDS encoding paraquat-inducible protein A, with the protein MRVLLMIRPVHLVAAPFFLALGLVLPLVHFETLYFFDRTPSLIEIVISLWQGGDGLLAAIVALVSILLPLLKMIGIAAEVTTAGGGAGSLFYRRVVPHLSKWSMMDVLLVAIVIAAAKTTGLANAFTQPGLWCYAASSMISGLLHSLTGDASGPK; encoded by the coding sequence ATGAGGGTGCTTTTGATGATCCGCCCCGTTCATCTTGTGGCCGCGCCGTTCTTCCTGGCGCTCGGCCTCGTCCTGCCGCTGGTCCATTTCGAGACGCTGTATTTCTTCGACAGGACGCCGTCGCTCATCGAGATCGTTATATCGCTGTGGCAAGGCGGGGATGGGCTGCTGGCGGCGATCGTCGCACTGGTTTCGATCCTGCTCCCGCTTCTGAAGATGATCGGCATTGCCGCGGAAGTGACGACTGCCGGCGGTGGGGCCGGCAGCCTGTTCTATCGTCGCGTCGTGCCGCATCTGTCCAAGTGGTCAATGATGGACGTGCTGCTGGTCGCGATCGTCATTGCGGCGGCGAAGACAACGGGGCTGGCGAATGCCTTCACGCAACCCGGTCTCTGGTGCTACGCGGCCTCGTCAATGATTTCGGGCCTTCTTCATTCCCTGACGGGAGATGCGTCCGGCCCGAAATAG
- the ctrA gene encoding response regulator transcription factor CtrA gives MRVLLIEDDSATAQSIELMLKSESFNVYTTDLGEEGVDLGKLYDYDIILLDLNLPDMSGYEVLRTLRLSKVKTPILILSGMAGIEDKVRGLGFGADDYMTKPFHKDELVARIHAIVRRSKGHAQSVIMTGELIVNLDAKTVEVGGQRVHLTGKEYQMLELLSLRKGTTLTKEMFLNHLYGGMDEPELKIIDVFICKLRKKLANAAGGANYIETVWGRGYVLREPDGAEYAETA, from the coding sequence ATGCGGGTACTTCTCATCGAGGATGATAGCGCGACGGCGCAGAGCATCGAGTTGATGCTGAAATCAGAAAGTTTTAATGTTTATACCACCGATCTCGGTGAAGAAGGCGTCGATCTGGGCAAGCTGTATGATTATGACATCATCCTTCTCGATCTGAACCTGCCCGACATGTCCGGATATGAAGTGCTTCGCACGCTTCGGCTGTCCAAGGTCAAGACACCGATCCTTATTCTGTCGGGGATGGCCGGCATCGAAGACAAGGTTCGCGGCCTCGGCTTCGGCGCTGACGACTACATGACCAAGCCCTTCCACAAGGACGAGCTCGTCGCCCGCATCCACGCCATCGTCCGCCGCTCCAAGGGCCACGCCCAGTCGGTCATCATGACCGGCGAACTGATCGTCAATCTCGACGCCAAGACTGTTGAAGTCGGCGGCCAGCGTGTCCACCTGACGGGCAAAGAATACCAGATGCTGGAGCTGCTTTCGCTCCGCAAGGGTACCACCCTCACCAAGGAAATGTTCCTGAACCACCTTTATGGCGGCATGGACGAGCCGGAACTGAAGATCATCGACGTCTTCATCTGTAAGCTCCGCAAGAAGCTTGCCAACGCCGCCGGCGGCGCCAACTACATCGAGACCGTCTGGGGCCGTGGCTACGTTCTGCGCGAGCCGGATGGTGCCGAATACGCCGAAACCGCCTGA
- the chpT gene encoding histidine phosphotransferase ChpT, translating to MSKNLNLTLAGPDLAALLCSRVCHDVISPVGAINNGLELLDEGGADADAMDLIRTSALNASVRLKFARLAFGASGSVGASIDTGEAERAAKDFAVAEKKTEVIWNGPRAIVAKNRVKLLLNLFLVAYSAIPRGGVLEVTLENPEFDAKFKLTAKGKLMRLPPKFVEISTGTIEEAIDAHSIQPYYTVLLAQECGMTLDHSASPEELVFTAVAAVA from the coding sequence ATGTCCAAGAACCTTAATCTCACCTTGGCCGGTCCGGATCTGGCCGCGCTTCTTTGCAGCCGCGTTTGCCACGATGTCATCTCACCAGTCGGTGCGATCAATAACGGGCTGGAGCTCCTGGATGAGGGTGGTGCCGATGCCGATGCGATGGACCTGATCCGCACCAGCGCGCTCAACGCCTCCGTCCGCCTGAAATTCGCACGCCTCGCCTTCGGCGCTTCGGGTTCTGTCGGCGCCTCGATCGACACCGGCGAGGCCGAACGTGCGGCCAAGGATTTTGCCGTCGCCGAGAAGAAGACCGAAGTGATCTGGAACGGGCCGCGCGCCATCGTCGCCAAGAATCGTGTCAAGCTGCTGCTCAACCTCTTTCTGGTTGCCTATTCCGCAATTCCGCGCGGCGGCGTGCTCGAGGTAACGCTCGAGAACCCCGAGTTCGATGCCAAGTTCAAGCTCACGGCCAAAGGCAAACTGATGCGCTTGCCGCCGAAATTCGTCGAGATATCGACCGGCACGATCGAGGAGGCGATCGACGCTCATTCGATCCAGCCCTATTACACCGTGCTTCTGGCGCAGGAGTGCGGAATGACGCTTGATCACAGCGCCAGCCCCGAAGAGCTGGTGTTCACTGCGGTAGCCGCTGTTGCCTGA
- a CDS encoding TrmH family RNA methyltransferase has translation MAAAPIAIDSADDPRVAEFRNIRERDLTGRENRFIAEGTVVLRMLAEAHVGGRGFFAEKILLLRNRVDGVLPILERLPADVPVYVAEADVLNGVVGFHLHRGVLALGRREDRGEAALLDALPERALVLVGCGISNHDNVGSMFRNAAAFQGDAVLLDETSCDPLYRKALRVSVGSVLSVPHRRGGKALDVLLALADRGFAIWTLSPYGKSDIRAIPASMRMALVVGTEGEGLPEALLSRFQSARIPQSEELDSLNAATATGIALFSMASVMGRI, from the coding sequence ATGGCCGCCGCCCCGATCGCCATCGACAGCGCCGACGATCCACGCGTCGCGGAATTCCGCAACATCCGTGAGCGCGACCTGACGGGCAGAGAGAACCGCTTCATTGCCGAAGGCACTGTCGTGCTGCGCATGCTCGCCGAAGCGCATGTGGGAGGCCGCGGCTTTTTTGCCGAGAAGATCCTGCTGCTGCGCAACCGCGTCGACGGTGTTCTGCCGATCCTGGAACGATTGCCGGCCGATGTGCCGGTCTATGTCGCCGAGGCCGATGTGCTCAACGGCGTCGTTGGTTTCCATCTGCATCGCGGGGTACTCGCACTCGGCCGGCGGGAGGATCGCGGAGAGGCGGCACTTCTCGACGCGCTGCCGGAACGGGCGCTGGTGCTCGTTGGCTGCGGCATTTCCAATCATGACAATGTCGGCTCGATGTTCCGCAATGCGGCCGCCTTCCAGGGAGATGCAGTGCTGCTCGACGAAACCAGCTGTGATCCGCTCTACCGCAAGGCGCTGCGTGTCTCGGTCGGTTCGGTGCTGAGCGTTCCGCACCGGCGCGGCGGCAAGGCGCTGGACGTGCTCCTGGCTCTTGCCGATCGGGGCTTTGCCATCTGGACGCTTTCGCCGTACGGCAAGAGCGATATCCGCGCCATTCCGGCTTCAATGCGCATGGCGCTCGTCGTCGGCACCGAGGGCGAGGGGTTGCCGGAGGCGCTGCTTTCGCGGTTTCAGAGCGCGCGCATTCCACAGTCGGAGGAGCTCGACAGCCTTAACGCCGCGACGGCGACGGGGATCGCTTTGTTTTCCATGGCTTCCGTGATGGGTCGGATCTAA
- a CDS encoding ABC transporter ATP-binding protein — protein MSPVTNTMSSDTLLKVEHLSMKFGGLMAINDFSFEAKRGDITALIGPNGAGKTTVFNCITGFYKPTMGMITLNQKSGKQYLLERLPDFRITKEAKVARTFQNIRLFSGLTVLENLLVAQHNKLMKASGYTILGLIGIGPYKREAAGAIELAKHWLEKANLIDRADDPAGDLPYGAQRRLEIARAMCTGPELLCLDEPAAGLNPRESATLNELLQNIRAETGTSILLIEHDMSVVMEISDHVVVLEYGQKISDGTPDHVKNDPKVIAAYLGVEDEEVEEVIATVEQLEGGAN, from the coding sequence ATGAGCCCGGTCACCAATACCATGTCGAGCGATACGCTTCTCAAGGTCGAACACCTGTCGATGAAGTTTGGCGGCCTGATGGCCATCAACGACTTCTCCTTCGAGGCCAAGCGCGGCGACATCACCGCGCTGATCGGTCCGAACGGCGCCGGCAAGACGACCGTCTTCAACTGCATCACCGGCTTCTACAAGCCGACGATGGGCATGATCACGCTCAATCAGAAGAGCGGCAAGCAATATCTGCTGGAGCGCCTTCCGGACTTCCGGATCACCAAAGAGGCCAAGGTTGCGCGCACTTTCCAGAACATCCGGCTGTTCTCCGGCCTGACCGTTCTCGAAAATCTGCTCGTCGCCCAGCACAACAAGCTGATGAAGGCATCGGGCTATACGATCCTTGGCCTCATCGGCATCGGTCCCTACAAGCGGGAAGCTGCCGGGGCGATCGAACTCGCAAAGCATTGGCTTGAAAAGGCGAATTTGATCGATCGTGCCGATGATCCGGCAGGCGATCTGCCCTACGGCGCTCAGCGCCGTCTCGAGATTGCGCGCGCCATGTGCACCGGCCCGGAACTGCTCTGCCTGGACGAACCGGCCGCAGGCCTTAACCCGCGCGAATCCGCGACGCTCAATGAGCTCCTCCAGAACATCCGTGCCGAAACCGGAACGTCTATCCTGCTCATCGAACACGACATGTCGGTGGTCATGGAAATTTCCGATCACGTCGTCGTGCTCGAATACGGCCAGAAGATTTCCGATGGCACGCCCGATCATGTGAAGAACGATCCGAAGGTCATCGCGGCCTATCTCGGGGTCGAGGATGAAGAAGTGGAAGAGGTGATCGCAACCGTCGAGCAGCTCGAAGGAGGCGCAAACTGA
- a CDS encoding GNAT family N-acetyltransferase encodes MDIRNEEGASGGRYAAEVEGHAAEMTYSRASPKLIIIDHTAVPDALRGKGVGQALALHAVEAARTGGWKIIPLCPFFKAQAQRHPEWQDVVN; translated from the coding sequence ATGGACATTCGAAACGAAGAAGGCGCCTCCGGCGGCCGCTATGCGGCTGAGGTCGAAGGGCATGCGGCGGAGATGACCTATTCGCGCGCATCGCCGAAGCTTATCATCATCGACCATACGGCTGTACCCGATGCGCTACGCGGCAAGGGTGTCGGCCAGGCATTGGCGCTTCATGCCGTGGAGGCAGCCCGAACCGGCGGCTGGAAGATCATACCGCTGTGCCCTTTCTTCAAGGCGCAGGCGCAGCGCCATCCGGAATGGCAGGATGTGGTGAACTGA
- a CDS encoding DUF1134 domain-containing protein: MRPRFPHRFIGFCRLLSALVFSSLMVAGPASAQDNGQYTIQEIVDAGHSFFGSTSGGLAKVVESAFQKYGLPNGYILGQEGGGAFIAGLTYGEGQLNTKNAGEHNLYWQGPSLGLDYGGQGSRVMMLVYDLPSVNGIYARFGGVSGSAYVIAGFGMTLLKNNDVLVVPIRTGVGARLGINVGYLKITQAPTWNPF, translated from the coding sequence ATGCGCCCTCGATTTCCGCACCGATTCATCGGCTTCTGCAGGTTGCTTTCGGCCCTCGTCTTCTCCTCGCTGATGGTTGCCGGACCTGCCTCCGCCCAGGACAACGGCCAGTACACGATCCAGGAAATCGTCGACGCCGGCCACTCCTTCTTCGGCTCCACCAGCGGCGGACTTGCCAAAGTCGTCGAGAGTGCCTTCCAGAAATACGGCCTGCCAAATGGCTACATCCTTGGACAGGAGGGCGGTGGCGCCTTCATCGCCGGTCTTACCTACGGCGAAGGTCAGTTGAACACCAAGAACGCCGGCGAACATAATCTCTACTGGCAAGGTCCCTCGCTCGGTCTCGATTACGGCGGCCAGGGCTCACGCGTGATGATGCTGGTCTACGACCTGCCCTCCGTCAACGGTATCTATGCCCGGTTCGGCGGCGTCAGCGGCTCGGCCTATGTGATCGCCGGCTTCGGCATGACGCTGCTCAAGAACAATGACGTCCTTGTCGTGCCGATCCGCACCGGCGTTGGCGCTCGCCTGGGTATCAATGTCGGCTATCTCAAGATCACCCAGGCGCCGACCTGGAACCCCTTCTGA
- a CDS encoding RluA family pseudouridine synthase yields MSDPFKQAAGNRKVLTADGTAEGRLDTWLTAQVGEEFSRSRIKALIKDGQVFLRGEPVTDPQRKVRNGDSFEITLPEPEDPTPQGEDIPLDILHEDDDVIVISKPSGLVVHPGPGNWTGTLVNALIYHCGDTLSGIGGVRRPGIVHRLDKDTTGVMVVAKNDIAHRHLSLQFADHGRTMPLERAYQAVVWGRPRSLTGTVDAPLGRATGDRTRRAVKRPDSHDADEAITHYEVIERFHEKPDATALASLVECHLETGRTHQIRVHMAHIGHPLLGDTVYGAGFKTKANILPEEIRKVVNSFGRQALHAFMLQFEHPRTGEIMHFEVPLPDDMVELVDSLRG; encoded by the coding sequence TTGAGCGACCCCTTTAAACAAGCAGCCGGCAATAGAAAAGTCCTGACTGCCGATGGAACCGCAGAAGGCCGGCTCGACACCTGGCTGACGGCACAGGTCGGCGAGGAATTTTCGCGCAGCCGCATCAAGGCGCTGATCAAGGACGGCCAGGTTTTTCTGCGCGGCGAACCCGTCACCGACCCCCAGCGCAAGGTGCGCAACGGCGATAGCTTCGAAATTACGCTGCCCGAACCGGAAGACCCGACGCCGCAGGGCGAGGACATCCCCCTCGATATCCTCCATGAGGACGACGACGTCATCGTCATCTCCAAGCCTTCCGGTCTCGTCGTCCATCCCGGCCCCGGCAACTGGACGGGGACACTGGTCAACGCGCTGATCTATCATTGCGGCGATACGCTCTCCGGCATCGGCGGCGTGCGCCGGCCTGGAATCGTCCACCGTCTCGACAAAGATACGACAGGCGTCATGGTCGTCGCCAAGAACGATATTGCCCATCGCCACCTCTCGCTCCAATTTGCCGACCATGGCCGCACCATGCCGCTGGAGCGGGCCTATCAGGCCGTCGTCTGGGGCCGGCCCCGCTCGCTGACGGGCACGGTCGACGCGCCGCTTGGCCGCGCCACCGGCGATCGCACGCGCCGCGCCGTCAAGCGCCCCGACAGTCATGACGCCGACGAGGCGATCACCCATTACGAGGTGATCGAGCGCTTCCATGAAAAGCCCGACGCTACCGCGCTTGCTTCGCTGGTCGAGTGCCACCTCGAAACTGGCCGCACCCACCAGATCCGTGTCCATATGGCCCATATCGGCCATCCGCTGCTCGGCGACACGGTTTACGGCGCTGGCTTCAAGACCAAGGCCAATATCCTGCCCGAAGAGATCCGCAAGGTCGTCAACAGTTTCGGCCGCCAGGCGCTGCATGCCTTCATGCTGCAGTTCGAGCATCCCCGCACCGGCGAAATCATGCATTTCGAAGTGCCGCTGCCGGATGATATGGTGGAATTGGTCGATTCATTGCGAGGATAG
- a CDS encoding DUF1153 domain-containing protein yields the protein MTEMIRPRVKYVIGPDGSPLTIADLPPPNTRRWVIRRKAEVVAAVRGGLLSLEEACERYTLTVEEFLSWQSSINSHGLAGLRTTRIQQYRH from the coding sequence ATGACCGAAATGATACGTCCCCGAGTAAAATATGTCATCGGCCCCGATGGCAGCCCCCTGACGATCGCGGATCTTCCGCCGCCCAATACGCGGCGCTGGGTGATCCGTCGGAAGGCAGAGGTTGTCGCGGCTGTTCGCGGTGGCCTGTTGAGCTTGGAAGAGGCCTGCGAGCGTTATACGCTCACGGTCGAAGAATTCCTCTCCTGGCAGTCATCAATCAACAGCCATGGCCTCGCCGGCCTGCGCACCACGCGCATCCAGCAATATCGCCACTGA
- a CDS encoding response regulator, whose translation MQRFMITDNSDIVRKVGKRILSELDFLVSEASNAGEALQRCQAELPEYLVVDSGMEGALDLIAAIRAMDGGKEVKIYYCVVEADLKKLMAGKRAGATDFLLKPFDRKILTAVFGNRAIAA comes from the coding sequence ATGCAAAGGTTCATGATCACCGACAATTCGGATATCGTCCGCAAGGTCGGCAAGCGCATTCTCTCTGAACTCGACTTTCTCGTCAGCGAGGCCTCCAACGCCGGCGAAGCACTGCAGCGCTGCCAGGCGGAGCTGCCGGAATATCTAGTCGTCGATTCCGGCATGGAAGGCGCTCTCGACCTCATCGCCGCCATCCGCGCCATGGACGGCGGCAAAGAGGTCAAGATCTACTACTGCGTCGTCGAGGCGGATCTGAAGAAGCTGATGGCGGGCAAACGGGCCGGTGCCACCGACTTCCTGCTGAAGCCGTTCGATCGCAAGATCTTGACCGCCGTCTTCGGAAACCGCGCGATCGCTGCCTGA
- the livM gene encoding high-affinity branched-chain amino acid ABC transporter permease LivM → MANIENSAGKSDAGLVRKGLTEALFAAILSLGMFVLYVGLKTDQNINNELIIVQRWGLLAIFVAIAAIGRFLMVVVIRPHIDRRKLAKARQGDLEISTEKNFFHQHFLKIALAALVLYPIVVMALVGAQGSLKWVDNFGIQILIYVMLAWGLNIVVGLAGLLDLGYVAFYAVGAYSYALLSSYFGLSFWVLLPLSGIFAALWGVILGFPVLRLRGDYLAIVTLAFGEIIRLVIINWTEVTKGTFGISSIAKASVFGIWTFDIGKANNFAKAFGLPSSSAYYKIFLFYVILALCMLTAYVTIRLRRMPIGRAWEALREDEIACRSLGINTVTTKLTAFATGAMFGGFAGSFFAARQGFVSPESFIFLESAVVLAIVVLGGMGSLTGIAIAAIVMVGGTEALREMDFLKAVFGPDFTPELYRMLLFGLAMVVVMLFKPRGFVGSREPTAFLKERKAVSGSFTKEGHG, encoded by the coding sequence ATGGCAAACATTGAGAATTCCGCAGGCAAGTCCGATGCCGGACTTGTCCGCAAAGGCCTTACCGAAGCCCTCTTCGCCGCCATCCTGTCGCTCGGCATGTTCGTTCTCTATGTCGGCCTCAAGACCGACCAGAACATCAACAACGAGTTGATCATCGTCCAGCGCTGGGGATTGCTTGCGATCTTCGTCGCCATCGCGGCGATCGGCCGCTTCCTTATGGTCGTCGTCATCCGGCCGCATATCGATCGCCGCAAGCTCGCCAAGGCGCGTCAGGGCGATCTGGAAATTTCGACCGAGAAGAACTTCTTCCATCAGCACTTCCTGAAGATCGCGCTCGCCGCGCTGGTGCTTTATCCGATAGTGGTCATGGCGCTCGTAGGTGCTCAGGGCTCGTTGAAGTGGGTCGACAATTTCGGCATCCAGATCCTGATCTACGTGATGCTCGCTTGGGGGCTCAATATCGTCGTCGGCCTCGCCGGCCTACTGGATCTCGGCTATGTCGCCTTCTACGCGGTCGGCGCCTATTCCTATGCGCTGCTTTCGAGCTATTTCGGGCTGTCCTTCTGGGTGTTGCTGCCGCTTTCCGGTATCTTCGCCGCACTCTGGGGTGTGATTCTTGGCTTCCCCGTGCTGCGCCTGCGCGGCGACTACCTCGCCATCGTGACGCTCGCCTTCGGTGAAATCATCCGCTTGGTCATCATCAACTGGACTGAAGTGACCAAGGGCACCTTCGGTATCTCCAGCATTGCCAAGGCTTCGGTCTTCGGTATCTGGACCTTCGATATTGGCAAGGCGAATAATTTCGCCAAGGCTTTCGGGCTGCCGTCGTCATCGGCCTATTACAAAATCTTCCTGTTCTACGTCATCCTGGCGCTCTGCATGCTGACCGCCTATGTGACGATCCGGCTACGCCGCATGCCGATCGGCCGTGCGTGGGAAGCATTGCGCGAGGATGAAATCGCCTGCCGCTCGCTCGGCATCAACACGGTGACGACGAAGCTGACGGCTTTCGCCACCGGCGCGATGTTCGGTGGCTTTGCGGGCTCCTTCTTTGCTGCCCGTCAGGGCTTCGTCTCGCCGGAATCCTTCATCTTCCTGGAATCGGCCGTTGTGCTCGCCATCGTCGTTCTGGGCGGCATGGGCTCTCTGACTGGCATCGCGATCGCCGCGATCGTCATGGTCGGCGGTACCGAGGCGTTGCGCGAGATGGATTTCCTGAAAGCGGTCTTCGGACCCGACTTTACGCCGGAACTCTACCGCATGCTGCTCTTCGGCCTCGCCATGGTTGTCGTCATGCTGTTCAAGCCTCGGGGTTTTGTCGGCTCGCGTGAACCGACCGCCTTCCTCAAGGAGCGTAAGGCGGTATCTGGAAGCTTCACCAAGGAGGGCCACGGTTGA
- the cysQ gene encoding 3'(2'),5'-bisphosphate nucleotidase CysQ — MLRTFERAALEAGKAIITVLRNGFPVAMKADASPVTVADEEAERIILAHLARDYPEIPVVAEESVAAGKVPDIAGRGFFLVDPLDGTREFVDGRQEFTVNIAYIENGAPVAGIVYAPALGLAFSGERGRAQRLVVTDDFAVGARAAIAVREQPDDRLALASLRHNSPETGNFLAHHAISKCTNIGSSLKFCLLAEGKADVYPRFTRTMEWDTAAGDAVLRAAGGSTVTLDGAPLTYGKTGTAADFDFANPNFISWGGTKRVLEPV; from the coding sequence ATGCTGAGGACATTTGAAAGGGCGGCGCTCGAAGCCGGCAAGGCCATTATCACGGTCTTGCGCAATGGTTTCCCGGTCGCCATGAAAGCGGATGCAAGTCCAGTGACGGTCGCCGACGAGGAGGCCGAACGCATCATCCTCGCGCATCTCGCCAGAGATTATCCCGAAATACCCGTCGTGGCGGAAGAATCGGTCGCCGCCGGAAAAGTGCCCGACATCGCCGGCCGAGGCTTCTTCCTGGTCGATCCTCTCGACGGCACGCGCGAATTCGTCGATGGGCGGCAGGAATTCACCGTCAACATCGCCTATATCGAGAACGGCGCCCCGGTGGCCGGCATCGTTTATGCGCCGGCCCTCGGACTTGCCTTCTCGGGAGAACGGGGCCGGGCGCAAAGGCTCGTCGTCACCGACGATTTCGCGGTTGGCGCACGCGCCGCCATCGCCGTGCGCGAACAGCCGGACGACAGGCTGGCGCTTGCAAGCCTTCGTCACAATAGCCCGGAGACCGGAAACTTCCTCGCCCACCACGCGATCTCCAAATGCACCAATATCGGCTCCTCGCTGAAGTTCTGCCTGCTGGCCGAAGGTAAGGCCGACGTCTATCCGCGTTTCACCCGTACGATGGAATGGGACACAGCGGCTGGCGATGCGGTGTTGCGCGCCGCCGGCGGTTCGACTGTGACCCTCGACGGCGCGCCGCTGACTTACGGCAAGACGGGAACTGCCGCCGATTTCGACTTCGCCAACCCGAACTTCATCTCCTGGGGCGGCACGAAACGCGTCCTCGAACCGGTGTAG
- a CDS encoding sugar transferase encodes MSITELNNSISTESFRPSRRQQPTPKIQTPVIHSDAPQAPWMDLVLKRAFDIVSSLSALLVLAPFLVFVALLIKLDSPGPVLFKQTRWGKNCKTIKVYKFRSMRTDLCDVSGIAQTVKNDPRITRVGAILRRTNVDELPQLLNVLMGHMSVVGPRCHAIGMRAGGMLYEELVPEYHQRHAMRPGMTGLAQMRGLRGPTDRPAKARARIVSDLYYVGNFSILMDVRIIAGTVVSELTRGKGF; translated from the coding sequence TTGAGCATCACGGAACTAAACAACAGCATTTCGACAGAGTCCTTCAGGCCAAGCCGCCGCCAGCAGCCCACCCCGAAGATCCAGACCCCTGTCATCCATAGCGATGCGCCGCAGGCGCCGTGGATGGATCTCGTCCTGAAGCGGGCGTTCGACATCGTTTCGTCGTTGAGCGCCCTCCTCGTCCTCGCCCCTTTCCTTGTGTTCGTCGCCTTGCTGATCAAGCTCGACAGCCCGGGACCTGTGCTCTTCAAGCAGACCCGCTGGGGCAAGAACTGCAAGACAATCAAGGTCTACAAGTTCCGCTCGATGCGCACCGATCTCTGCGATGTCTCGGGTATTGCCCAGACGGTGAAGAACGATCCGCGCATCACCCGCGTCGGCGCCATCCTGCGCCGCACGAACGTTGATGAGCTGCCGCAGCTGCTGAACGTGCTGATGGGTCACATGTCAGTCGTCGGCCCACGCTGCCATGCAATCGGCATGCGCGCCGGCGGCATGCTCTACGAAGAGCTGGTGCCAGAATACCATCAGCGCCACGCCATGCGTCCCGGCATGACGGGTCTTGCCCAGATGCGCGGCCTGCGCGGCCCGACCGATCGTCCGGCCAAGGCGCGTGCCCGCATCGTCAGCGATCTCTATTATGTCGGAAATTTTTCGATCCTGATGGATGTCCGCATCATTGCCGGAACCGTCGTGTCGGAGCTGACCCGCGGAAAAGGTTTCTAA